The genomic region CCTGCGCGATCCACGGGTCCGGGCCGTCCCGGTAGTCGGTCGAGTAGAGCGAGGTCTCGACGTCCGCGATCCCGTCCACCGCGGCGATGCGCACGCGCATCGCCTCCAGGGACGTGACCGCCGACTCGGGCGGCTGCGGGAACCACGAGCACCCGCTCAGCGCCGTGGCGAGGATCACGACCGCCGCGAGCGCGGACGCCCCCCCCCCGTCGTGTCCGCTTCCCCATCCCCTCACCGCACGGAGGGCGGTCGGGCGCCGGCATCCGCCGGAGGCACCACCGGCATGCCCCGGGAGGATGGCGTGCCCGCCGCCGGAGCGTGCCCTGAGGAGGATCCGCACCTCCGCCGCCCGCGGCCCCCTACCGTGCTGCGTGATCCGGTCGGGCAGGCCGCACGGACATCCGACCCCCTCGAGGAACCATGTCCCCTGTGATCCCCGTCCGCCGCGCCCGCCGCCTCCGGCTCGCCGCCGCGGCCACCGCCCTCGTTGCCGTCCTCGCGGTCGCCGCCCCCCTCACCACGCCGGCTCCCGCCCACGCCGCCGGCACCGTCGACGAGGTCGACGTCGCGCGCAGCGACGTCTCCGGATTCGGCGGCGGCGTGGTCTTCGCCCCCAAGGCGCCCACCGGCACCACCCTCGGCGCCGTCGTCATCACACCGGGCTTCCGCGACACGCACGCCGACATGCGCTGGTACGGCGCGGCCCTGGCCGACGCCGGGTACGTGGCCTTCACCATCGACACGCTCGGCACGCTCGACCGCCCCGGCCAGCGCGAGCAGGAGACGCTGGCCGCGGTCGACTACCTCACGGGATCCAGCGCAGTGTCGGGCGAGGTGGATCCCGCCCGCGTCGCCGTCCTCGGCTACTCGATGGGAGGCGCCGGGGTGCTCCGCGCGGCGCAGGCGCGGCACGAGCTGAAGGCCGTCGTCGCCGTGGAGCCCTTCGACATCCCGGCCTCCTACCCGTCGGACACGACGCCCACGCTGATCATCACCGGCCAGTCCGACCCGGTCGCCATCCCCTTCCTCATGGGGAAGCCCATGTACCGCTCGATCCCGGCACCCACCCCCAAGGAGTACGTCGAGCTGCGCGGCGCCGGGCACACGGCCGGGGTGCGCACCCCCAACGACACCATCCGCCACGCCACCACCACGTTCCTCGCCCGCTACCTCGACGGCGACGACTCGGTGAGCATCTGCCCGGCGCCCGCGGCCACGGGTCCCATCAGCGCGTCGATGGCCTACTGCGGCTGATCCGCGTCCGCCGGCGCGGTCTCGTAGCGCCGCAGCTCCGTCTCCGCCTGGAGCGCGATCTCCCGCAACCCCTCGATCGGCACCGCGGAGGCGGCGCGGGTCCGCCGGTCCAGCAGGCAGAAGGTGCCGATGGGCTCGCCGTCCGAGGAGTGCAGCGGGTAGCGGGCGTAGAAGTCCATGCCCGTGATGTCGATGAAGGGGTTGCCGGCGAACCGCGGGTCGCGCTGGGCGTCCGGCACGACGAGGGCGTCGTCGGCCGCGACCCCGGTAGCGCAGTACGCGACGTCGCGCGGGATCGAGAACGGCAGCAGGTCGGTGTTCATCGCGTACCAGAGGCGGTCGCCGTCGAGCAGGCTCACGACCGCCACGTCGACGTCGAAGCGCTCCTGCGCGACGCCCGCGAGGCGCTGCAGCTCCGCGGATCCGCCGTGCCGCGCCTGCTCCACGAGCCGCGACGTGCCCGCCCAGTCGTAGGTCGGCTCCACCGGCGCGAACGGCACCCTGCTCGCGCCCTCCGCCTCCCGCACGTCGGCGAGCAGCGGCGCGGCGGCGCCCGCGATCTCCCGCGCCCGGCTCCGGTAGACCCGCGACGACCCGAGCGGCCGGTCGTCCTCCAGCTCGGGGGTGCCGAGCGAGGAGTACGACGCCCGCGGGGTCCGGTCGACGATCTCCCGCGCCTCGTCGTCGAGCCGCCGGGCGTGGCGCTGCGCGATCGCACCGAGGACGCTGTCGTACGGCGTCACCGAGCGCACGGGCTGCATGCCGGCCACGAGGATCCGTGCCGAGGGACGCATGCCGGCGACCAGCGCGTCCCTCAGCTCCGCGAAGCGCGCCCGCCACACGGGCACGCGGGTGAGGCGCACGGCGTCGTTGATCCCGAGCACCAGCACCACGACGTCGTACGCGGCGACGTCGTGGTCGCCGACCCAGGCGAGGGCGGAGGAGACGTTCATCGTCTCGTCGCCGATGAAGGTGACGGCGCACGGCCGCGCGGTGCGCGCGGTCACGGCGCGGCCGAGGTGCCCGGTGAGCGCCAGCTCGTGGGTGACGACGCCCCAGCCGTGCGCGGGGCCGTTGCCGAGGAGGAGGACCGCATCCGGATCCTCGCCCTCGGCGGGGAGGGACGCGGAGTCGGATGGCTTCGGCGCGCCCGCGGAGTCCCCCATCGCGCGCCCGTAGAAGGCGCGCATCAGCGGCCTGAGCAGCTCGGAGGCGTGCATCGCATCCCCCGGACACTCAGATGTCGGCGCTCCCACCCGAGGCGGCCTGCAGCGTGATCCACCCCGGATCACCACCGGGACGGCCTCGGCGCGTCTCGGGGACGCGCGGCCGGTCCCTCATGCAACCACGCGCGCGGCGGAGAGGTCGAGGGGTGCCCGCCGTCGGAGGCGCGCCCGATCCGCCGCGGGCGTCGGCTCCCGTCGCGCACGCCGACGGCGCCGCCCCCCCAGAGGAGACGGCGCCGCCGCGTGGATCAGGTGACGCGGATCAGGCCTTCGGCCCGTAGAACGCCTCGACCTCGGCCAGCTCGCGCTCGGCCGTCTCCTGGATGAGGGCCAGCAGGTCCTTGTCGAGGCCCGGCGCGAACTCCTCGAGCCGCTCGGGAGCGATCGTCGACGGCACGCCGACAGGCGCCTGCTCGGTCGCGGTGAGGTCGGTGCCGTCGTTCGAGGGCGACGCGCCCTGGAAGATCCGGCCGGCCTCGCTCTTGCCGTCGAGGTCGAAGCTGTACTGCTTGCTCTGGAGTCCCAGGTCGACGAGCTTCTTGACCTCGGGGAACTGCTCCGCGTTGGTCTTCGGGATCGGCAGGAGCTTGCCCCAGTCGACGCCGAGCGTCTCGAGCGCCTTCGCGTACGCGTTCTCGTGCGCCTGGTCGCGCACGATGAGGTACGCGACGGTGGCGCGGGCGACGGGGTTGTCGGTCATCTCGTAGATGCGGCACTTCTGCAGGCGGCCGGTCGACTCGAGCATGACGTTGTAGAGCAGGTCGAGCGGGAGGTTGCCCGAGTTGTAGACGTAGCTGCCGCTCCACGGGTTGCCGGCGGCGTCGACGGGCAGCGCGCCCTGGGCGCCCACGAGGTGGTGGTGGATGTTGCCGTGGTCGAGCGCGATGCTCAGCGGCGTCTTGCCGCCCTTGCCCGGGGTGTCCAGCGGGTCGGTGAGCTTGCCGGTGTACTCGGGCGCGCCGTCGAGCAGGCGCGAGATGGTCGTGCCGATGAGCTCGACGTGGCTGATCTCCTCGGTGCCGACGCCCTGGATCAGGTCGCGGTACGGCTTGGCGGCGGCGCCGCGGAAGTTCATCGCCTGGAAGAGGTACTGCATCATCGTGCGCATCTCGCCGAACTGGCCGCCGAGGCCCTCCTGCAGCGCGTTGGCGGCGGCGGGGTCGGGCTCGCCGTCGGCGATCTCGTTGATCCAGGTCTGTGCGTGGAAGTACATAGGGGCTCCTATTTCTTCGTGCGGCGAAACCGTCGCCCCTCCACCCTGCTCCGGCTCGCGCGCGCTGACCTGGCGAGCCGAGGGGGTTGCCAGGGTCGGGCCGACCGGGTAGGGGTGGGCGGGTGTCCGACGGTCGTCGCTCCCGGTCCCGCGCGGATCCGCCCCGGTAGGGTGTGCGCAGCAACCGGGGATCCGACCGGCCCGCGACCCGGCGGGCGCGACGTCCGTCGCCGCCTCGGAGGATGCCGGATGGAGCACGGGTGAGCGTCAGGAGCGGCGGCGAGCGGCTCGGCCTCCGTGAGGTCGCGGAGCGCGCGGGCGTCTCGCACATGACCGTCTCGCGCGTGCTCAACGGGCATCCGCAGGTGAAGGAGTCGACGCGGCAGCGCGTGCTCGAGGTCGTCGCCGAGCTCGACTTCCGGCCGAACATGGCGGCCCGCCAGCTCGTGACGCAGCAGGCACTGCGC from Clavibacter michiganensis subsp. insidiosus harbors:
- a CDS encoding alpha/beta hydrolase, with translation MSPVIPVRRARRLRLAAAATALVAVLAVAAPLTTPAPAHAAGTVDEVDVARSDVSGFGGGVVFAPKAPTGTTLGAVVITPGFRDTHADMRWYGAALADAGYVAFTIDTLGTLDRPGQREQETLAAVDYLTGSSAVSGEVDPARVAVLGYSMGGAGVLRAAQARHELKAVVAVEPFDIPASYPSDTTPTLIITGQSDPVAIPFLMGKPMYRSIPAPTPKEYVELRGAGHTAGVRTPNDTIRHATTTFLARYLDGDDSVSICPAPAATGPISASMAYCG
- a CDS encoding GAF domain-containing protein, whose translation is MHASELLRPLMRAFYGRAMGDSAGAPKPSDSASLPAEGEDPDAVLLLGNGPAHGWGVVTHELALTGHLGRAVTARTARPCAVTFIGDETMNVSSALAWVGDHDVAAYDVVVLVLGINDAVRLTRVPVWRARFAELRDALVAGMRPSARILVAGMQPVRSVTPYDSVLGAIAQRHARRLDDEAREIVDRTPRASYSSLGTPELEDDRPLGSSRVYRSRAREIAGAAAPLLADVREAEGASRVPFAPVEPTYDWAGTSRLVEQARHGGSAELQRLAGVAQERFDVDVAVVSLLDGDRLWYAMNTDLLPFSIPRDVAYCATGVAADDALVVPDAQRDPRFAGNPFIDITGMDFYARYPLHSSDGEPIGTFCLLDRRTRAASAVPIEGLREIALQAETELRRYETAPADADQPQ
- a CDS encoding manganese catalase family protein; the protein is MYFHAQTWINEIADGEPDPAAANALQEGLGGQFGEMRTMMQYLFQAMNFRGAAAKPYRDLIQGVGTEEISHVELIGTTISRLLDGAPEYTGKLTDPLDTPGKGGKTPLSIALDHGNIHHHLVGAQGALPVDAAGNPWSGSYVYNSGNLPLDLLYNVMLESTGRLQKCRIYEMTDNPVARATVAYLIVRDQAHENAYAKALETLGVDWGKLLPIPKTNAEQFPEVKKLVDLGLQSKQYSFDLDGKSEAGRIFQGASPSNDGTDLTATEQAPVGVPSTIAPERLEEFAPGLDKDLLALIQETAERELAEVEAFYGPKA